The sequence ATTCTGGCGGCACTTCAGGGCAGATTCCGAATCATTCACGTTTCTGGCATCCGGGTTTTCGGTCTCGGGATCAGATCTATTGTTGTTCTCGTGCAGGCAAGATTGCTTTTAAATATATACCTTTTGGCAACAAAGCCGGGGGTAATAAGATGTGGTAAAGAGGGGGTGGGGTCATTAGATCCCTGCCAAAGGTACCCAGAGAGGACGAAGTTCCCGCGCTATGGCCGCTGAACTTTACAGTGCACATTTCGGATTTAGCGAGCGACCGTTTTCTCTGTCGCCCGATCCTGATTTCCTGTTCCTGTCCAAGGCGCATGCGCGCGCCTTTTCCGTGCTGGAATACGGGCTGATGACCCATGCGCCGCTGACCATGCTGACCGGCGAGGTGGGGATGGGCAAGACCATGCTGTTGCAGGCCTTGTTGCGCAATATCGATGAGGACATCACCTTGGGGCTGGTCTCCAATGCCCAGGGAGACCGGGGGGATTTGCTGCGCTGGGTGCTCAATGCGCTGGACGTGGCCCTGCCGCAGGACACCGATTACGTCTCGCTGTTTCAGCATTTCCAGAATTTCGTGGTGCAGGAATACGCCGCCGGACGGCACGTGGTGCTGATCATCGACGAGGCACAAAACCTCGGCTCGGAAATGCTCGAAGAGCTGCGCATGCTCACCAATATCAATTCGGGCAAGGATGAACTCCTGCAGATCATCCTGGCCGGGCAGCCGGAATTGCGCACCCTGATCGCCCAGCCCCAGCTGCGCCAGTTTGCGCAGCGCGTGACGGCGACCTATCACCTCAACCCCTTCAGCCGTGCCGATAGTGCCGCCTATATCCGCCACCGGTTGCAACAGGTGGGGGGGACGGGCGATGAGATCACCGCCGCCGCCATCAGCCACATCCATCATGAAGCCGAAGGGATCCCGCGCTCGATCAACAAGCTATGCGATCTGGCGCTGGTTTACGCCGCGAGTGCAGGCAATACGGTTGTGGGCAAGCCGATCGTCAATGAATTGATCCGGGACGGGCTGATCCTGAAACCCGCCCCGCCGCTGTTGGTGCTGACCGAGCGGGTGGATACTTCTGAAAAGGCCGCGGAATGAACCTTGATCTGACATTTTATTGGAAACTGCTCGTGCGGCGTTTGCCGGTGATGGCGATTTTCGTTCTGATCGGCTCCGGTCTGGGGGTGGTCACGGCGCTGAAACTGCCCGAAACATGGTCCACCGAAGCACGGCTTCTGGTTGAGGCGGCGCAGATCCCGGATGAGATGGTGCGCTCCACCGTGCAGACAGATGTCATAGAACAGCTTGATATCATTCAACAAAGACTGATGACCCGCGCCAATCTGATTGATATCGCCAACCGCTTTGACGTCTTTGAAGATCTGCGCGAGATGGAGCCGGATACGGTTGTTCAGGAGATGCGCGCCGCGACCCGCGTGCGCCGCACCGCCGGGCGGGATCAGGCCACCTTGCTGAGCATTTCCTTTGTAGCGCGCTCCGGCAAGATCGCCGCAGATGTGGTGAATCAATATGTGACGATCGTGCTGGAGGAAAACGCCAGTTTTCGCATTTCGCGCGCCGAAAGCACCTTGCAGTTCTTTTCTCAGGAAGTGGCAGATCAGGAACGCGAACTGAACGCCCAGAGCGTGCTGATTTCCCAGTTCAAATCCGACAATATCGAGGCGCTGCCAGAAAATCAGAGCTACCGCCTGGGCCGCCAGACCCTGTTGCAGGAACGGCTGGAGCGGCTGGAACGCGAACGCAATGTCTATGAGGCGCAGCGGGATGATCTGGTGCGGGTCTATGAAGCCACAGGTCGGGTGCGGGCGGACGCGGGTCAGCCCGCCTTCAGCGCCGATGAGCAACGTCTGCGCGAGGCGGAGGCCCAGCTTAATCAGGAACTCTCCCGTTATTCCGAAACCCACCCCAACATCATCCGCCTGCGCGGTCTGATCACACGGTTGCAAGACAGCGTCACCGCAGAAACGGGGGTCGCCTTGACCCCTGAGCAGGATATTTCTGCTGAAGAGGCGGTTTTGAATACTGCTTTGTCAGAGATCGATACCCGGCTGGAGTTTATCCTCAACGACATCGCCAGAACGAGCGCAGAGCTTGAAGAACTGGCGACAGCCATCAACCGCAGTTCCAACAATGCCATCGCGCTGAATGATCTGGAGCGGGAATATCAGATCATCGAGAGCCGTTATAACGCAGCCGTGGCCAATCTGAACGCCGCCCAGATGAGCGAGCGCATCGAGAGCACAGCGCAGGGCCAGCGCATCAGCGTCATCGAGAACGCCATCGTGCCACAGGTGCCGACCGGGCCGAACCGGCCCAAGATCGCCATTGCCGGGATTGGCGCGGGTCTCGGGCTGGCGGGGGCGTATTTTGCCTTGCTGGAATTTCTCAACCGCACCATCCGCCGCCCCGCCGAATTGGTCAGCCGCTTCAACATTACCCCGATCGCGACGATCCCCTATATGGAAAGCCGCCGCCGCCGTCTGATGCGCCGCGCCGGCATCATCGGGGCGACAGTTTTTGTGTTGATAAGTGTTCCTTCGGCACTTTGGTATATCGACACCCAGTATATGCCTCTGGAACTCCTGGTTCAGAAGGTTTTGACCAAGCTGAGGCTGAGTTAAGTTAAAGGTACGTATAGAGTATGGAAAAACTGCAAGCCGCTTTGGAAAAAGCCCGCAAGGCACGGGGCGCGGCACCGGCAACGGTGCGCCAGAAACCGCGCAGCGCGCCGCCAGACAGTGACCTGGCGCAGGATGATCTGTGGGGGGCGATCCCCTCATTTGAGGTCTCGGACACGCATCTGCATGAACAACGTGTCGTGACCCGTAACGCCGGGCCCAGTGCCGCGCCCTTCGATATTCTGCGCACCAAGGTTCTGTTGCAAATGCGCCAGAACGGCTGGAAGCGGCTGGCGATCACCTCGCCGATGCCCAATTCGGGCAAGACCACGACGGCCTGTAACCTCGCACTGGGGCTGGGGCGGCAAAAGGATCTGCGCGCGATCCTGATGGATCTGGATCTGCGCGACCCCTCGATCCATTCGTTCTTTGAGACCGAACCCGCCCATGGGATCGGCGATCTGCTCAGCGGGCGCGCGTCCTTTGGCGAGCAGGCCCTGCGGATCGGGAATAACGTGGCCTGCTCCATGGCGCGCAAATCCGAGAGTGATCCCACGCAATTGCTGCTGGCCGAAGAAACCGTCGAGGTCATCGACCAGATTGAGGCGACCTATAAACCCGACATCATGATCTTTGATCTGCCCTCCTTGCTGGTAAATGACGACACGCGCGCGTTTTTGCAGAACGTGGATTGCGCGCTGATCGTGGCGCGCGCCAACACCACCCGCTACAGCCAGTTCGACACCTGCGAGCGCGAAATCAGCGAGCAGACCAATGTGCTGGGTACCGTGCTGAACGCCTATATGAACATCAATACGGTTTCCGAGCAGGGCTGAATGTAAAACGCGAAATAATAATGCTCACAAAGAAAGCGGTGTGGAGATATCGAGCAGCTTGGCCGGTATTGCCCAATATGTCCGAGCGCGAGGTATTTCGCCACAACGGTACCCGCGCAGGGGATACCGTTGTGGCAGCCGGACGATTTTTTGAAAAACTCTGATCTCACTGACAACAGGTAATTAGGCCAACCATAGCGCTGTGCGACCGCATTCACAGTAACCCCCTCAACCAGCGTCTCAGCCACAATCCGTGCCTTCACATCCTGCGTCAGCGGGAACCACCACTGCCCGCGTCTGTGAGAAACTCAATGTACCATCCATGGAGAAATTCCCTCAAATCCATGAGGCATGGAATCGCAGAATAAACGCGGCATCGGAAGGTGGGGTCTAAGCTGTGGTCTTGCCACGTTTTAGTTCCGGTCTCTTTCGAGCAATGTTTGCTATGAAGGAGATAGAGAATGGCACCGAGATACACAGACGAGTTTCGTCTTGATGCAGTACGCATCGCAACGACCAGTGGGCTGACACGACCGCAAGCGGCAGCGGATTTAGGAGTTGGGCTTTCGACGTTGAACAAGTGGGTTCAAAAGCATCAGCATGACAACCTGATGTCGGGTCCTCACGAGGATGTCGAGAAAGAGAACGAACGCCTTCGCAAGGAAGTTCGGTTGCTTCGCGAGGAGAGGGAAGTGTTAAAAAAAGCGGCAATCTTCTTTGCAGGCCAAAGTCGGTGAGGTTCGCCTTTATCGACGCCTGGAAAGAAGAATGGCCTGTCGAATTTCTTTGCCGCGTCATGCAGGTTACGTCGCGAGGATTTCGCGCGTGGCGAAGCCGCCCGATGAGCCAGCGACAGCGCGACGATATGGTGATCCTGGCGCATATCCGCGAACAGCACCGCTTAAGCCTGCAAAGCTATGGCGGGCCTCGCATGACCGAAGAACTGCAAGAACTGGGTCTGCAAGTTGGGCACCGGCGCGTGGGCCGCTTAATGCGGGAGAATAGCATCAAAATCATCAGGACCCAGAAATACAAGGTTACGACCGACAGCAATCATGCGTTTAACATCGCCCCTAACTTGCTGGGCCAGGACTTCTTTGCAGATGGTCCAAACCAAAAGTGGGCCGATGACATTTCCTACATCTGGACCAGTGAGGGCTGGTTGTATCTGGCAGTGATCCTTGATTTGTATTCCCGTCGTGTCATCGGTTGGGCGGTTAGCAATCGTATGAAGCGGGATCTGGCGATCCGAGCATTGGATATGGCTGTGGCACTGCGGCAACCGCCGAAGGGCTGCATGCATCATACGGATCGCGGGTCGCAATATTGTTCAGGCGACTATCAGAAACGGCTGTCTAAACACGGCTTCCAAGTTTCGATGAGCGGTAAGGGAAACTGCTACGACAATTCCATGGTTGAAACGTTCTTCAAATCACTCAAGGCAGAGCTGATTTGGCGCAACCGCTGGGAAACCAGGCGTAAAGCCGAAGGGGCGATTTTCCAGTATATCAATGGGTTCTACAATCCACGACGGCGGCACTCGTCATTAGGTGGCAAAAGCCCCTTGGCCTTCGAACGAAAGGCTGCCTAAATGAGTTGAGAGACCGGAACGCAACCGCGACAAGACCAGCCTTCCCAACACACGCAACTTAGTGATAGCTAGCAGGGCTCAAATTACTCAAGCGCTCGACGCGCTTGAGTACGAGGTGCTACATTTCTATGTTCATCCAGCTCAGGTCCTCTGTATCCAGACCCAGAAGGGTGATCCGGTCATCGCCGTTGGAGAGCACGAGATTACCATTCTCCATGCTTGCGGCATCTTCCAGTGTCTGACCAGCAGAGAAGAACGCCGTCAGGTCCAGGCTGTCTTCTTGAGCAAAATCATTGATCTGGTCGTCACCATCACCGATGTCGAACACAAACTGATCTTTGCCCGCGCCACCGA comes from Roseobacter fucihabitans and encodes:
- a CDS encoding ExeA family protein, whose product is MAAELYSAHFGFSERPFSLSPDPDFLFLSKAHARAFSVLEYGLMTHAPLTMLTGEVGMGKTMLLQALLRNIDEDITLGLVSNAQGDRGDLLRWVLNALDVALPQDTDYVSLFQHFQNFVVQEYAAGRHVVLIIDEAQNLGSEMLEELRMLTNINSGKDELLQIILAGQPELRTLIAQPQLRQFAQRVTATYHLNPFSRADSAAYIRHRLQQVGGTGDEITAAAISHIHHEAEGIPRSINKLCDLALVYAASAGNTVVGKPIVNELIRDGLILKPAPPLLVLTERVDTSEKAAE
- a CDS encoding chain length-determining protein; translation: MNLDLTFYWKLLVRRLPVMAIFVLIGSGLGVVTALKLPETWSTEARLLVEAAQIPDEMVRSTVQTDVIEQLDIIQQRLMTRANLIDIANRFDVFEDLREMEPDTVVQEMRAATRVRRTAGRDQATLLSISFVARSGKIAADVVNQYVTIVLEENASFRISRAESTLQFFSQEVADQERELNAQSVLISQFKSDNIEALPENQSYRLGRQTLLQERLERLERERNVYEAQRDDLVRVYEATGRVRADAGQPAFSADEQRLREAEAQLNQELSRYSETHPNIIRLRGLITRLQDSVTAETGVALTPEQDISAEEAVLNTALSEIDTRLEFILNDIARTSAELEELATAINRSSNNAIALNDLEREYQIIESRYNAAVANLNAAQMSERIESTAQGQRISVIENAIVPQVPTGPNRPKIAIAGIGAGLGLAGAYFALLEFLNRTIRRPAELVSRFNITPIATIPYMESRRRRLMRRAGIIGATVFVLISVPSALWYIDTQYMPLELLVQKVLTKLRLS
- a CDS encoding CpsD/CapB family tyrosine-protein kinase, whose product is MEKLQAALEKARKARGAAPATVRQKPRSAPPDSDLAQDDLWGAIPSFEVSDTHLHEQRVVTRNAGPSAAPFDILRTKVLLQMRQNGWKRLAITSPMPNSGKTTTACNLALGLGRQKDLRAILMDLDLRDPSIHSFFETEPAHGIGDLLSGRASFGEQALRIGNNVACSMARKSESDPTQLLLAEETVEVIDQIEATYKPDIMIFDLPSLLVNDDTRAFLQNVDCALIVARANTTRYSQFDTCEREISEQTNVLGTVLNAYMNINTVSEQG
- a CDS encoding IS3 family transposase (programmed frameshift) gives rise to the protein MAPRYTDEFRLDAVRIATTSGLTRPQAAADLGVGLSTLNKWVQKHQHDNLMSGPHEDVEKENERLRKEVRLLREEREVLKKAGNLLCRPKSVRFAFIDAWKEEWPVEFLCRVMQVTSRGFRAWRSRPMSQRQRDDMVILAHIREQHRLSLQSYGGPRMTEELQELGLQVGHRRVGRLMRENSIKIIRTQKYKVTTDSNHAFNIAPNLLGQDFFADGPNQKWADDISYIWTSEGWLYLAVILDLYSRRVIGWAVSNRMKRDLAIRALDMAVALRQPPKGCMHHTDRGSQYCSGDYQKRLSKHGFQVSMSGKGNCYDNSMVETFFKSLKAELIWRNRWETRRKAEGAIFQYINGFYNPRRRHSSLGGKSPLAFERKAA